A genomic region of Myxosarcina sp. GI1 contains the following coding sequences:
- a CDS encoding esterase-like activity of phytase family protein, which produces MANELIGFASLPADTFAEGPQSGADDGEGNPIEANGRTGPFDGQPVQGFSGVQFAPDNSGALWFLSDNGFGAQENSTDYLLRIYQADPDFAGAEKGDGSVEVQNFVQLSDPDKLIPFNIVNENSEERLLTGSDFDIESFVFDSNGDIWVGDEFGPYLLHFDRGGTLIEAPIPTPNIPRLNTLNGQDPLVIGHRGASGLLPEHTLEAYRVAIAQGADFIEPDLVSTKDGVLIARHEPILDDTTNVAEVFGEDRMSTKILDGEEVTAYFAEDFTLAEIKQLRAVQQNDFRSQEFNGAFEIPTFQEVIELVQEVEAQTGVQVGIYPETKHPTYFDLQDLSPEESLIETLQKTGFTNPNRIFIQSFEFENLIKLQGMLDEAGLGDIPLVQLYGDTTKDASPEDGFSVPYDIRYNLEQGNDLKAIYGQEFLAAVENGLSEATTYRDMDSAEFLQVIADLYAEGAGPWKNNILLRESLEEPVDGNDDGEAEITTQLTGEITSFIDDAHTAGLQVHPYTLRNEEQFLTLEADGTPQTPEREFEQLIQIGADGFFTDFPGTGDKVRDAVVADLVKSPQNPTLGEEQLANLNRSQGFEGMAFSPDNTTLYPLLEGPVLGDPDNALRIYKFDPERSEYSDELVGYYPTEDSHPIGDFTPINENEFLVIERDNNEGEEAEFKKIFKIDFSKVDENGFVAKEEVVDLLNIADPNDLNEDGKTSFSFPFVTIEDVVVVDEDTILVANDNNYPFSMGREGDIDNNEVILIDLNKPLNIDSRIGENPMTTNNFAIDSGTTSVFLDLPLLESAAGLSFTGAKSEGEPFSDKFQVGFPITEETDFSFEIPFAPVGGAIEHSGTVSFALNEGEITLGNFSIGYDPARVSETASGFFVADTLEDSLGLEILFDVGAPGKVSATPKDLKIAEADLLLAPEFAEALELSNLSGADVGDTRIDASVIPIEEKDAPKAKNVIIMIGDGMGWEMARAAAIQKLINEGDEGTALKDFYTEGTGSGLSFQELEKYGLATTTTTYIDGSKDNSALEGDTFDHVTGESELREGFEFSSDAAIVEGFSPAIRERINGEVDADGNPLEATYDPELGFNENPILDANGDPLGGNLPIYDLDLGGAYPWEQGADPEYIKNLYPDSANTATTLYTGEKTYSGAIGVDVFEETVETLGERAEAEGKSFGIVSSVPFSHATPAAAAAHVNDRNKYHDDSVVEVAQNGDPVLDKDGNPIPAEVDEFGHPIPDTDNIFRQIVEETQPAVVLGGGHPAAETEFNYISEDGYNELVNGEYDDVYTFLERGPNAGQTLLETAAEIDPDNSERLFGLYGARGQSGNLPWSTANGDYSNTGLTSRTDAERPLEEGETVEEFIATEKDENPTLKELTQASLDVLGDDDQGFWVTIEGGDIDWSAHDNNLDNMLGTTLDFAESVGAVQDWIENNGGYEENLLIVTADHDHYFTLNEDFPELLRTKGAEALTTGVDDNGDPLLETNDDGELAKVDNEDPQASGHYWGSDPNEKYGWGTHTTRPVPVYYQGAGSEYLDNAVGQGFESYGQQVPGIDGYIDQVHIAEAQFNALGM; this is translated from the coding sequence ATGGCTAACGAACTAATCGGTTTTGCCTCGCTTCCTGCGGATACTTTTGCCGAAGGACCGCAATCTGGTGCGGATGATGGTGAAGGTAATCCTATCGAAGCCAACGGTCGAACGGGACCATTTGACGGACAGCCCGTACAGGGTTTTAGCGGCGTACAGTTCGCTCCCGATAATAGCGGTGCGTTGTGGTTTTTATCCGACAACGGCTTTGGCGCRCAAGAAAATAGTACCGACTATYTATTACGYATYTATCARGCAGATCCCGATTTTGCTGGTGCAGAAAAGGGAGACGGTAGTGTAGAAGTGCAAAACTTCGTACAGCTATCCGACCCCGATAAGCTAATTCCTTTTAATATTGTCAACGAAAACAGCGAAGAACGTCTACTTACTGGTAGTGACTTCGATATTGAGTCCTTTGTCTTCGATAGTAATGGCGATATTTGGGTAGGTGATGAATTTGGTCCCTATCTACTTCATTTCGATCGAGGTGGCACTTTAATCGAAGCTCCCATTCCCACACCCAATATCCCCAGGCTCAATACTCTTAACGGACAAGACCCCTTAGTAATCGGACATCGTGGTGCTAGCGGTTTATTACCAGAGCATACCTTAGAAGCTTACCGTGTGGCGATCGCGCAAGGAGCAGACTTTATCGAACCCGATTTAGTTTCTACCAAAGATGGCGTGTTGATTGCCCGTCACGAGCCAATTTTAGACGATACTACTAATGTCGCAGAGGTATTTGGTGAAGACAGAATGTCTACCAAAATACTCGACGGCGAAGAAGTTACCGCTTATTTTGCTGAAGATTTTACCTTAGCAGAAATCAAGCAGTTAAGAGCGGTTCAACAAAACGATTTTCGCTCGCAAGAATTTAACGGTGCTTTTGAAATTCCCACATTTCAAGAAGTCATCGAATTAGTACAAGAAGTCGAGGCGCAAACGGGAGTACAAGTAGGCATCTATCCCGAAACCAAGCATCCTACTTACTTCGATCTTCAGGACTTATCTCCAGAAGAATCGTTAATTGAAACTTTACAAAAAACGGGATTTACCAATCCCAACCGCATCTTTATTCAATCCTTTGAGTTTGAAAACTTAATTAAACTACAGGGAATGTTAGATGAAGCAGGTTTGGGCGATATTCCTTTAGTTCAGCTTTATGGAGACACTACTAAAGATGCCAGTCCCGAAGATGGTTTCTCCGTTCCTTATGACATTCGTTATAACCTCGAACAGGGTAACGACTTAAAGGCAATTTACGGACAAGAGTTTTTAGCTGCGGTCGAAAACGGTTTATCTGAAGCTACTACCTATCGTGACATGGATAGTGCCGAATTCTTACAGGTTATTGCCGACCTCTATGCAGAAGGTGCTGGTCCCTGGAAAAACAATATTCTGCTTAGAGAATCTTTGGAAGAACCAGTTGATGGTAATGACGATGGCGAAGCCGAAATTACCACTCAGCTTACTGGCGAAATTACTTCTTTCATCGATGACGCTCACACTGCGGGTTTGCAGGTTCATCCTTACACTTTACGCAACGAAGAACAGTTTTTAACTTTAGAAGCAGACGGTACCCCTCAAACACCCGAAAGAGAATTCGAGCAGCTAATTCAAATCGGTGCCGATGGCTTCTTCACCGACTTTCCTGGTACTGGAGACAAAGTTAGAGATGCGGTAGTTGCTGACTTGGTTAAATCTCCCCAAAATCCTACATTGGGCGAAGAACAGTTAGCCAACTTGAATCGCTCTCAAGGCTTTGAGGGTATGGCGTTTAGTCCCGATAATACTACACTCTATCCTTTGCTCGAAGGTCCAGTATTGGGCGATCCCGACAATGCTTTACGCATCTATAAATTCGATCCCGAACGCAGCGAGTACAGCGATGAGTTAGTTGGCTACTACCCTACCGAAGACTCTCACCCCATTGGCGACTTTACTCCCATCAACGAAAACGAGTTTTTAGTTATCGAACGGGACAACAACGAAGGTGAAGAAGCCGAATTCAAAAAAATCTTCAAAATCGATTTTTCTAAGGTAGACGAAAACGGTTTTGTTGCTAAAGAAGAAGTTGTCGATTTGCTAAATATTGCCGATCCTAACGACCTTAACGAAGACGGCAAAACTTCTTTTTCTTTCCCCTTCGTAACTATCGAAGACGTAGTGGTAGTAGACGAAGACACCATCTTAGTCGCCAATGACAATAACTATCCTTTCTCGATGGGCAGAGAAGGCGATATCGACAACAACGAAGTAATTCTTATCGACTTAAACAAGCCATTAAACATAGATTCAAGAATTGGAGAAAATCCCATGACTACGAATAATTTTGCAATCGACTCTGGAACTACTAGTGTATTTCTCGATTTACCTTTACTAGAATCAGCAGCAGGATTAAGTTTTACAGGTGCAAAGAGCGAAGGCGAGCCTTTTTCCGATAAATTTCAAGTTGGTTTTCCTATTACAGAAGAAACTGACTTTAGTTTTGAAATACCTTTTGCACCAGTTGGCGGTGCGATCGAACATTCTGGCACTGTCTCCTTTGCTTTAAATGAGGGTGAAATAACTCTGGGAAATTTTTCAATTGGCTACGATCCTGCAAGAGTTTCAGAAACTGCCAGTGGCTTTTTTGTTGCCGATACTTTGGAAGATTCTCTAGGACTAGAGATCTTGTTTGATGTTGGCGCGCCAGGAAAAGTATCTGCTACTCCTAAAGATTTAAAAATTGCTGAAGCAGATTTATTACTAGCTCCTGAATTTGCTGAAGCTTTAGAATTATCCAATCTTAGTGGTGCTGACGTTGGTGATACTCGCATTGATGCTTCGGTAATACCTATTGAAGAAAAGGATGCGCCCAAAGCTAAAAATGTCATCATTATGATTGGCGATGGTATGGGCTGGGAAATGGCTCGTGCTGCAGCAATTCAGAAACTAATTAATGAAGGCGATGAAGGTACTGCTTTAAAGGACTTTTATACAGAAGGTACTGGAAGCGGCTTGAGTTTCCAAGAACTAGAAAAATATGGACTGGCAACTACTACCACCACTTATATTGACGGTAGTAAAGATAATTCTGCTTTAGAAGGCGACACTTTCGACCATGTAACTGGTGAATCGGAACTAAGAGAAGGCTTTGAATTTAGTAGCGATGCGGCAATTGTCGAAGGTTTCTCTCCTGCAATTCGCGAACGCATCAACGGTGAAGTAGATGCTGATGGTAATCCACTCGAAGCCACATACGACCCCGAACTAGGATTTAATGAAAACCCAATTTTAGACGCTAACGGCGATCCTTTGGGTGGCAATCTGCCCATTTACGATCTAGATCTCGGCGGGGCATATCCTTGGGAACAGGGCGCAGATCCAGAGTATATTAAAAATCTCTATCCCGATTCAGCCAACACTGCCACCACTTTATACACAGGTGAAAAAACTTATTCTGGCGCGATTGGAGTCGATGTTTTTGAAGAAACTGTCGAAACTTTAGGAGAACGTGCTGAAGCTGAAGGTAAATCCTTTGGTATTGTCAGTTCTGTACCTTTTAGCCACGCCACTCCTGCTGCTGCTGCCGCTCACGTCAACGATCGCAATAAATATCACGATGATAGCGTCGTAGAAGTAGCGCAAAATGGCGATCCAGTTTTAGATAAAGATGGCAATCCCATTCCTGCCGAAGTAGACGAATTCGGTCATCCCATTCCCGACACTGACAATATCTTCCGTCAAATTGTCGAAGAAACTCAACCTGCCGTAGTTTTAGGTGGCGGACATCCCGCAGCCGAAACCGAGTTTAACTACATCAGCGAAGACGGCTACAATGAGCTAGTCAATGGTGAATATGACGACGTTTATACTTTCCTCGAAAGAGGACCTAATGCAGGTCAGACCTTACTAGAAACTGCGGCTGAGATCGATCCCGATAACAGCGAACGTCTATTTGGTTTGTATGGTGCTAGAGGTCAAAGCGGTAACTTGCCCTGGAGTACTGCTAATGGTGACTACAGCAACACTGGTTTGACCAGTCGTACCGATGCCGAACGTCCTTTGGAAGAAGGTGAGACTGTAGAAGAGTTCATCGCTACAGAAAAAGACGAGAACCCCACATTAAAAGAACTAACTCAAGCTTCATTAGATGTTCTGGGTGATGACGACCAAGGTTTCTGGGTCACTATTGAAGGGGGAGACATTGACTGGTCGGCTCACGATAACAACCTCGACAATATGCTAGGTACTACGTTAGACTTTGCCGAATCTGTTGGCGCAGTTCAAGATTGGATTGAAAACAACGGTGGCTACGAAGAAAACTTACTTATCGTTACTGCCGATCACGACCACTATTTTACTCTCAATGAAGACTTCCCCGAATTACTTCGCACTAAAGGCGCAGAAGCTTTGACTACAGGAGTTGATGACAATGGAGATCCTCTGCTAGAAACTAATGATGACGGCGAACTAGCAAAAGTAGACAATGAAGATCCTCAAGCTTCTGGTCACTATTGGGGTTCCGATCCTAACGAAAAATACGGTTGGGGTACTCATACAACTCGTCCCGTTCCCGTATACTATCAGGGTGCTGGTAGCGAGTATTTAGATAACGCTGTCGGTCAGGGATTTGAATCTTACGGACAACAAGTTCCTGGTATCGATGGCTATATCGATCAGGTTCATATTGCCGAAGCACAGTTTAACGCTCTTGGTATGTAG
- a CDS encoding DUF29 family protein produces the protein MYELQELRAKIEAKDYQGALAIIDELEEMSKDDKLNKIYSYLVVLLIHLIKQNAEDRSTISWERSIKNSLKYIKKTNKRRRFGGYYASTNEILEMLDEAYEDALDEAAYEAFGGAYDRDEFNNMVRENVIKKQAIALIRDSY, from the coding sequence ATGTACGAATTACAAGAGCTTAGAGCCAAAATTGAAGCCAAAGATTATCAGGGTGCGCTGGCAATTATCGACGAATTAGAAGAGATGTCCAAAGATGACAAGTTAAATAAAATTTACAGTTATTTGGTTGTCTTGTTGATTCATTTAATTAAACAAAATGCTGAAGATAGAAGCACTATTTCTTGGGAGCGATCGATAAAAAATTCGCTTAAATATATCAAAAAAACTAATAAAAGGCGGCGCTTTGGCGGTTATTATGCTTCAACTAATGAAATACTTGAAATGCTCGACGAAGCTTATGAAGATGCTTTAGATGAGGCTGCTTATGAAGCTTTCGGCGGTGCTTACGATCGCGATGAATTTAACAATATGGTTAGAGAGAATGTTATCAAAAAACAGGCAATCGCTCTAATTCGAGATTCCTATTAA
- a CDS encoding TROVE domain-containing protein — protein sequence MNYSFFVNKARGTPQTQPIPGREAEMIRGRSGGWMFDAGIWQMLRRCLLIGTAQSTYYADKRELTNDFVDVVRQAVAEDGDRVAEEILYASDGRSLNNSAPILALVLLSMGETPQAKNAFREIFPKVVRTGSHFYEWLNYTKSLRGFGKIIREVGTAWLSREDVRGLAYQLLKYQQRHGFQHRDALRLFHVKPPTIDHDRLFEWAVNGWTELPLAIESEALAQIWWYEWLKRNPEQTHRAIAQGKLTHEMAAPVGNMDKQAWQLLFESMPIGAMLRNLGSLTQLEVLTGDRRKNLERVRAVLNDKKHLRRGRIHPIDVLKALKTYTSGGKIGRSQKTWTPVPRIVDILEKALELSFETVKPTEAVFLHAVDISGSMAYSTVSSIGLSCCEIATAMALATAKAEKNYMIRGFSTSFINLGITRRDSFSSALKKAQDRNFGGTDASVAYDWMIKNKFQADVVCFWTDSESWAGRKHPSQALAEYRRLVNPQVKAVYVTLAPYRINLADPNDNRVWNLAGFDPGVPRLIQMLATEDL from the coding sequence ATGAATTATAGTTTTTTTGTAAATAAAGCCAGAGGTACACCTCAAACTCAGCCAATTCCAGGAAGAGAAGCAGAAATGATTCGAGGTCGCTCTGGCGGTTGGATGTTTGATGCCGGTATTTGGCAAATGCTGCGGCGTTGTTTGTTGATTGGTACTGCTCAAAGTACCTATTATGCAGACAAACGAGAATTGACTAATGATTTTGTCGATGTTGTTCGGCAAGCAGTAGCCGAAGATGGCGATCGCGTCGCTGAAGAAATTCTTTATGCTAGTGATGGTCGCTCTCTCAACAATAGTGCGCCAATTTTAGCCTTGGTCTTATTGTCTATGGGAGAAACTCCTCAAGCTAAAAATGCTTTTCGCGAAATTTTTCCCAAAGTAGTACGGACTGGCAGCCATTTTTATGAATGGTTGAATTACACTAAGTCTCTACGAGGTTTTGGCAAAATTATTAGAGAAGTAGGTACGGCTTGGCTATCGCGAGAAGACGTTAGAGGTTTGGCTTACCAGTTATTGAAATACCAACAGCGTCATGGTTTCCAACATCGCGATGCTTTGCGTCTGTTTCACGTCAAACCACCGACGATAGACCACGATCGCCTGTTTGAATGGGCGGTTAATGGTTGGACTGAGTTACCGTTGGCAATCGAGAGTGAAGCTCTGGCACAAATTTGGTGGTATGAATGGCTCAAACGCAACCCCGAACAGACTCATCGCGCGATCGCACAAGGTAAATTAACTCACGAAATGGCTGCTCCTGTAGGTAATATGGATAAACAGGCTTGGCAGTTACTGTTTGAGTCGATGCCAATTGGGGCAATGTTGCGTAACTTGGGTTCTCTAACTCAGTTAGAAGTGCTGACAGGCGATCGCCGCAAGAATTTAGAGAGAGTTCGAGCGGTATTAAACGACAAAAAGCATTTACGTCGCGGTAGAATTCACCCTATTGACGTGCTTAAAGCCTTAAAAACTTACACTTCTGGCGGTAAAATCGGTCGCAGTCAAAAAACTTGGACTCCCGTACCTCGGATTGTAGATATTTTAGAGAAAGCTCTAGAATTATCTTTTGAAACTGTCAAGCCGACCGAGGCGGTATTTTTACACGCGGTGGATATTTCTGGTTCGATGGCTTACAGCACTGTAAGTTCTATTGGCTTAAGCTGTTGCGAAATTGCCACAGCTATGGCATTGGCAACGGCTAAGGCAGAGAAAAACTACATGATTCGTGGTTTTTCGACTTCCTTTATCAATCTGGGAATTACACGGCGCGATTCATTTAGTTCGGCTTTAAAAAAAGCTCAAGATCGTAACTTTGGCGGTACCGATGCCTCGGTTGCCTATGACTGGATGATTAAAAACAAGTTCCAAGCAGACGTAGTTTGTTTTTGGACTGATAGTGAAAGCTGGGCGGGTAGAAAACATCCCTCTCAAGCTTTGGCAGAATATCGTCGTCTGGTTAATCCGCAGGTTAAAGCAGTGTATGTTACCCTCGCACCTTACCGCATTAATTTGGCAGATCCCAACGACAATCGAGTTTGGAATTTGGCAGGATTCGATCCTGGAGTTCCACGTTTGATTCAAATGTTGGCAACGGAAGACTTGTAA
- a CDS encoding type II toxin-antitoxin system PemK/MazF family toxin, producing MMSKPQPGEIWLVRFPFSDLTSAKLRPALILAVHREEVIILGIFSKIPAGDLQNSWILIRDSDAHFSQKGLKKTSLIRADKIATVSTSVFQRKLGNLAADWSVEVQKALKIALNLADV from the coding sequence ATGATGTCTAAGCCTCAACCTGGAGAAATATGGCTAGTAAGATTTCCTTTTAGCGATCTAACTTCTGCTAAACTAAGACCAGCACTCATCCTAGCGGTTCATCGAGAAGAAGTAATCATTTTGGGTATATTTTCCAAAATTCCTGCTGGCGACTTGCAAAATAGCTGGATTTTGATTCGAGATAGCGATGCTCATTTTTCACAGAAAGGTTTAAAGAAAACATCTTTGATTAGAGCCGATAAGATAGCTACAGTTAGTACATCAGTATTTCAGAGAAAATTAGGCAATTTAGCGGCAGATTGGTCAGTCGAAGTACAAAAAGCTTTGAAAATAGCTTTAAATTTGGCAGATGTTTAA
- a CDS encoding FdhF/YdeP family oxidoreductase, translating to MDRQEVRPTPPFEEQQEHAPDMGGGLPVIEYWAEHTIAPKGAKLWQTLLHKSACLSCSWGTGGQKGGFTNEEGEKLQRCMKSVEAIYAEVQPPISTEFFERQTISKLQQLTSQEADRLGRWSYPVILREGNSHYQRLGWEEIYQLAETAFKREPKRVASYSSGRSSNEAAFLLQLMMRTLGSNNLADCSDLCHAPSTFGLKQMFGTSTSVVSLKSLKQADCIVLAGSNAAYNHPRLMNELIKLRDRGGKVIVINPVMETGLVKFGSPAFVKSLLVGSDISSLFLQPIPGSDVALFVGIQKALIERGAIAQEFLQAHTENWQQVITHAQETDWETIVSTCGITQAEIEAAAAIVADSQKVVFAWAMGITQQQNGVDNVYSIGNTALLTGNIGREGTGVMPVRGHSNVQGFGSMGVTVNLKQEIQQALEKLLGKSLSRVQGYDAQALIEAADAGKVDTLICVGGNLYAANPNTKKVKRALGKIQTIIYLATKPNLGHFHGLAKENTIVIPVLNRFENPHKTTVESGNNFVRLNDEGKTHLADADLIAEVDFLSELAHRLHGDYPVNWRKLQDTKYVRQLIAQTIPGFEQMANIDETKEEFTIGGRIFTEPKFSTPSGKASMFITPLPELTLPEPKDFNVADNARSVVVALMTGRSYAQHNTVVYRTADKYRGIPHRNCILMNRSDAESVGLEEHQRATVRGNAGELENIEIIFGAVRPGAALMFYPEVNVIFNAPLETRSGTPAFKRVPAVVFAES from the coding sequence ATGGATAGACAAGAAGTTCGACCCACACCACCTTTTGAAGAACAGCAAGAACACGCTCCAGATATGGGTGGTGGCTTACCCGTAATTGAATATTGGGCAGAACATACGATCGCACCAAAAGGAGCCAAACTTTGGCAAACTCTATTACATAAAAGTGCTTGTTTATCCTGTTCTTGGGGAACTGGAGGACAAAAAGGCGGCTTTACTAATGAAGAAGGTGAAAAGCTGCAACGCTGTATGAAAAGCGTAGAGGCAATTTATGCCGAAGTTCAACCGCCAATTTCTACTGAGTTTTTTGAACGGCAAACCATAAGCAAACTGCAACAGCTTACTTCCCAAGAAGCAGATAGATTGGGAAGATGGAGTTACCCTGTAATTCTGCGAGAAGGTAATTCTCATTATCAACGCCTTGGTTGGGAAGAAATTTATCAACTAGCCGAAACTGCTTTTAAGAGAGAACCAAAACGAGTCGCTTCCTATAGTTCTGGACGTTCTTCTAACGAAGCTGCTTTTTTATTGCAGCTAATGATGCGAACCTTGGGTTCAAATAACCTTGCCGACTGTTCCGATCTCTGTCACGCGCCTTCTACTTTTGGACTCAAACAGATGTTTGGTACGAGTACCTCGGTAGTAAGCCTCAAAAGTTTAAAACAGGCAGACTGTATCGTACTGGCGGGTTCTAATGCCGCTTACAATCATCCTCGCTTGATGAATGAATTGATTAAATTACGCGATCGCGGTGGTAAGGTAATTGTTATCAATCCCGTTATGGAAACGGGGCTAGTTAAGTTTGGTTCTCCTGCTTTTGTCAAGTCTTTGCTAGTCGGTTCCGATATTTCCTCGTTGTTTTTACAGCCAATCCCAGGTAGCGATGTCGCTTTATTTGTCGGTATTCAAAAAGCATTAATCGAACGTGGCGCGATCGCACAAGAGTTTTTACAGGCACATACAGAAAATTGGCAACAGGTAATTACTCATGCCCAAGAGACTGACTGGGAAACTATTGTTTCTACCTGTGGCATTACTCAAGCTGAAATTGAAGCTGCTGCAGCGATCGTTGCTGACTCTCAGAAAGTAGTTTTTGCCTGGGCAATGGGTATAACTCAGCAACAAAATGGCGTAGATAATGTTTACAGTATTGGTAATACCGCACTATTAACGGGCAATATCGGCAGAGAAGGCACTGGAGTTATGCCAGTACGGGGACACTCTAACGTTCAAGGTTTTGGTTCGATGGGTGTTACCGTCAACCTCAAGCAAGAAATCCAACAGGCACTAGAAAAGCTGTTGGGTAAATCTCTCAGTCGGGTGCAGGGATACGATGCTCAAGCTTTAATTGAAGCCGCAGATGCAGGAAAAGTAGATACCCTTATCTGTGTAGGGGGCAATTTATACGCTGCTAATCCAAATACTAAAAAAGTCAAACGAGCCTTGGGCAAAATTCAAACCATTATTTACCTGGCTACCAAACCCAACCTCGGACATTTTCATGGTTTGGCAAAAGAAAACACGATTGTTATTCCCGTTCTCAATCGCTTTGAAAATCCTCATAAAACTACAGTTGAATCTGGTAATAACTTTGTTCGTCTCAACGATGAAGGTAAAACTCATTTAGCTGATGCCGATTTAATTGCCGAGGTAGATTTTCTCAGCGAACTCGCCCATCGCCTTCATGGAGACTATCCCGTTAACTGGCGCAAACTTCAAGACACTAAATACGTGCGTCAGTTAATTGCTCAAACCATTCCTGGATTCGAGCAGATGGCTAATATAGATGAAACCAAGGAAGAGTTTACTATTGGTGGACGAATTTTTACCGAACCAAAATTTTCTACTCCTTCTGGCAAGGCATCGATGTTTATTACCCCACTGCCAGAGTTGACTTTACCCGAACCAAAAGACTTTAACGTTGCCGATAATGCCCGCTCTGTTGTGGTAGCTTTAATGACGGGAAGAAGTTACGCCCAACACAATACGGTAGTTTATCGCACTGCAGACAAATATCGCGGTATACCTCATCGTAATTGTATCTTGATGAATCGTAGCGATGCTGAAAGCGTGGGATTAGAGGAACACCAGCGAGCTACAGTTCGCGGTAATGCAGGAGAACTAGAAAATATTGAGATTATTTTTGGTGCGGTGCGTCCTGGTGCGGCTTTGATGTTTTACCCTGAAGTAAATGTAATCTTTAATGCACCTTTAGAAACTCGTAGCGGTACGCCAGCTTTTAAACGAGTTCCTGCTGTGGTGTTTGCAGAAAGCTAA
- the sufU gene encoding Fe-S cluster assembly sulfur transfer protein SufU, with protein MIDISHSSNLSRKILLERYKQPQHRGITNPVDLQECGHNPYCGDTVKLTLALNKNNNCIKDIKFEGHGCVLCLASAELLASVVKGKSITEALAIVSQVRQAVIEQIPLPLDLDTLRVLQGVSQYPSRVKCVTLAWHTLKAALAKI; from the coding sequence ATGATCGATATTAGCCACTCTTCCAATTTATCTCGAAAGATACTTTTAGAACGTTACAAACAACCACAACATCGTGGTATAACCAATCCAGTCGATTTACAGGAATGCGGTCACAATCCCTATTGTGGCGATACAGTTAAACTAACCTTGGCATTAAATAAAAATAATAATTGTATTAAAGATATTAAATTTGAGGGACATGGTTGCGTTTTATGTTTGGCTTCAGCCGAGCTTTTAGCATCGGTAGTTAAGGGAAAGAGCATTACAGAAGCTTTGGCAATTGTATCCCAGGTTCGTCAGGCAGTTATCGAACAGATACCATTGCCACTAGATTTAGATACCTTAAGGGTTTTACAAGGAGTCTCTCAATATCCTAGTCGCGTTAAATGTGTGACTTTAGCCTGGCATACTTTGAAAGCTGCTTTGGCAAAAATTTAA